One window of the Natrinema sp. CBA1119 genome contains the following:
- a CDS encoding 30S ribosomal protein S4, translated as MPLGTDTKQYETPNHPYQGERIASEHSLVDRYGLSNKEELWRAQSELRSYRREARELLGQAQDDETVIRRSEEFLNRLKRVGILNETDELGDILSLEIEDILERRLQTVVYRTGLANTPQQARQFIVHGHVVVDGQRHLVPSYVVDTDEEDLVAFDENSPLADELHPERAEGNQ; from the coding sequence ATGCCACTCGGCACTGACACCAAGCAATACGAGACGCCGAACCACCCCTACCAGGGTGAGCGCATTGCCTCCGAACACTCCCTCGTCGACCGCTACGGGCTCTCGAACAAAGAAGAGCTCTGGCGAGCGCAGTCCGAACTTCGCTCCTACCGGCGCGAGGCTCGAGAACTGCTCGGCCAGGCCCAGGACGACGAAACCGTCATCCGACGCTCCGAGGAATTCCTCAACCGACTCAAACGCGTCGGCATCCTCAACGAGACGGACGAACTCGGCGACATCCTGTCGCTCGAGATCGAGGACATCCTCGAGCGCCGACTCCAGACGGTCGTCTACCGGACGGGTCTGGCGAACACGCCCCAGCAGGCCCGCCAGTTCATCGTCCACGGCCACGTCGTGGTCGACGGACAGCGCCACCTCGTTCCGTCCTACGTCGTCGACACCGACGAGGAGGATCTGGTGGCCTTCGACGAGAACAGTCCGCTCGCGGACGAACTCCACCCCGAACGCGCGGAGGGTAACCAATGA
- a CDS encoding 30S ribosomal protein S13 has translation MSAEEPQEQEDDEDLRYFVRIGQTDLDGTKSVERSLSEMNGIGRRTARLIAEEAGVDRTATFGRLDDDVIDGVIEAVENYAEQVPDWLNNRQGDFYSGETTHEIGNDLQLTRQHDINRMKMIDSYKGSRHKRGQKVRGQRTKSTGRTEGTIGVNVEEIREEQAEEAAAAEEEEEDEGE, from the coding sequence ATGAGCGCGGAAGAACCTCAAGAACAAGAAGACGACGAAGACCTCCGATACTTCGTCCGCATCGGACAAACGGACCTCGATGGGACGAAGTCCGTCGAGCGCTCGCTCTCGGAGATGAACGGGATCGGTCGCCGGACCGCCCGACTCATCGCCGAGGAAGCGGGCGTCGACCGAACCGCGACGTTCGGTCGACTCGACGACGACGTCATCGACGGCGTCATCGAGGCCGTGGAGAACTACGCCGAACAGGTCCCCGACTGGCTCAACAACCGTCAGGGAGACTTCTACAGCGGCGAAACGACCCACGAGATCGGGAACGATCTCCAGTTGACCCGACAGCACGACATCAACCGGATGAAGATGATCGACTCCTACAAGGGCTCTCGCCACAAGCGAGGCCAGAAGGTTCGCGGTCAGCGAACCAAGTCCACCGGCCGAACGGAGGGCACCATCGGAGTCAACGTCGAAGAGATCCGCGAAGAACAGGCCGAAGAGGCCGCAGCCGCCGAAGAAGAAGAAGAGGACGAGGGTGAATAA
- a CDS encoding RNA-guided endonuclease TnpB family protein: MAIEVTRTYVGSIQNQRQVCDGLDSLGDSASKIWNVARWTADRIWDATGKIPDEGALKSYMKNRTCWKDLNAQSSQKVIEELSDAFQSWFDLRHKDPKANPPGYRKHGDTRPRSTVTFKADGFKHDPENNRVRLSKGSNLKESWSDFILCEYQTRPDVDLSEVNRAQNVRAVWNGNEWELHFVCKVKLETTDSAGDELAGIDLGIKNIATIAFPAEYVLFPGNSLKQDKHYFTRSEYDTEGENGPSEKSMWARQKLADRETHFYHVLTDTIITECVERGVGTLAVSWPEDVRESDWGKTGNKKLHSWAFNRIYQYLEYKGEICGVEVLKENEWDTSKTCSRCGDDTKSNRVERGLYVCSSCELVGNADCNGAENMRQKITPSPHGEDRSNGCVVVRETGGLSSSRKAQSAFRTTQPSTYLFDRESGTFHTREQVVS, encoded by the coding sequence ATGGCGATTGAGGTCACTCGCACCTACGTTGGTTCCATTCAGAACCAGCGTCAGGTTTGCGACGGCCTTGATTCGCTCGGAGACTCCGCCTCGAAAATCTGGAATGTCGCACGATGGACAGCCGACCGTATCTGGGACGCAACTGGCAAAATTCCAGATGAGGGGGCGCTGAAATCGTATATGAAGAACCGCACGTGCTGGAAAGACTTGAATGCCCAATCCAGTCAGAAAGTCATCGAAGAACTTTCTGACGCTTTTCAGTCGTGGTTCGACCTGCGGCACAAAGACCCGAAGGCGAATCCGCCCGGCTACCGCAAACACGGCGACACCCGGCCCCGAAGCACTGTGACGTTCAAAGCAGACGGCTTCAAGCACGACCCCGAAAACAACCGCGTCCGACTCAGTAAAGGGTCGAACCTCAAAGAATCGTGGTCAGATTTCATCCTCTGCGAGTACCAGACTCGCCCGGACGTTGACCTCTCAGAAGTCAACCGGGCGCAGAACGTTCGCGCCGTCTGGAACGGCAATGAGTGGGAACTACACTTCGTCTGTAAAGTCAAACTCGAAACTACCGACTCCGCAGGCGACGAATTGGCGGGTATCGACCTCGGCATCAAGAACATTGCAACGATCGCCTTCCCCGCCGAATACGTCCTGTTCCCCGGGAACTCGCTCAAACAGGACAAGCACTACTTCACCCGATCAGAGTACGATACTGAGGGAGAGAACGGCCCCTCAGAGAAGTCGATGTGGGCACGTCAAAAACTCGCAGACCGTGAAACCCACTTCTACCACGTCCTCACGGACACCATCATCACCGAGTGTGTTGAACGCGGTGTTGGAACGCTCGCGGTGAGTTGGCCTGAAGACGTACGTGAGTCAGACTGGGGCAAAACTGGCAATAAGAAGTTGCACTCGTGGGCGTTCAACCGCATCTACCAGTACCTCGAATACAAAGGCGAGATCTGTGGCGTTGAGGTGCTGAAAGAGAACGAGTGGGACACTAGTAAGACCTGCTCACGATGTGGTGACGACACGAAGTCGAACCGTGTCGAACGTGGCCTGTACGTCTGCTCGTCGTGCGAGTTGGTCGGGAACGCGGATTGTAACGGGGCGGAAAATATGCGCCAGAAGATAACTCCGAGTCCTCACGGCGAGGATAGGAGTAACGGCTGTGTGGTGGTTCGAGAGACCGGAGGTCTCTCGTCATCACGAAAGGCGCAAAGCGCCTTTCGAACGACACAGCCATCGACATACCTGTTCGACCGCGAGAGCGGGACGTTTCACACGAGAGAACAGGTCGTGTCGTAG
- the moaA gene encoding GTP 3',8-cyclase MoaA, protein MLTDEFGREVSGVRVSLTDRCNFDCVYCHNEGLGDTRGPMDPQDDEMSTDDVVRFLEVAAEFDVDAVKFTGGEPMLRQDLEEIIERTPDQMEVSLTTNGTFLPGRAEALVDAGLERVNVSQDALDPEDFAAVTKSGAYEKVLEGVEAALEAGLDPVKLNMVVFEHTAGYVPEMVDHVAENDGLQLQLIEYMPELTGKPEWNIDIQRVHDWLAEQADEIEHREMHDRKRYWIGGDDGSGGGMVEIVDPVENPTFCANCHRVRVTHEGYLKGCLNRNDDLKSMGEMTKSEIREAFRNTVANRVPYYGEYMIQNEEGQWEINEKYIEEYAGA, encoded by the coding sequence ATGCTCACCGACGAGTTCGGGCGAGAGGTCTCCGGGGTTCGCGTCTCTCTCACCGATCGGTGTAACTTCGACTGCGTCTACTGTCACAATGAGGGGCTCGGGGACACTCGCGGACCGATGGATCCGCAGGACGACGAAATGTCGACCGACGACGTCGTCCGATTCCTCGAGGTCGCCGCCGAGTTCGACGTCGACGCGGTCAAGTTCACCGGTGGGGAGCCGATGCTGCGACAGGACCTGGAGGAAATTATCGAGCGCACACCCGACCAGATGGAGGTCTCGCTGACGACGAATGGGACGTTCCTCCCCGGCCGCGCGGAGGCGCTCGTCGACGCTGGACTCGAGCGGGTCAACGTCTCCCAGGACGCGCTCGATCCCGAGGATTTCGCCGCGGTGACGAAAAGCGGGGCCTACGAGAAGGTCCTCGAGGGCGTCGAGGCCGCGCTCGAGGCGGGCCTGGACCCGGTCAAACTCAACATGGTCGTCTTCGAGCACACCGCGGGGTACGTGCCGGAGATGGTCGATCACGTCGCGGAAAACGACGGGCTACAGCTCCAGTTGATCGAGTACATGCCGGAGCTGACGGGGAAGCCGGAGTGGAACATCGACATCCAGCGGGTTCACGACTGGTTGGCCGAGCAGGCCGACGAAATCGAACACCGGGAGATGCACGATCGAAAGCGCTACTGGATCGGCGGCGACGACGGGAGCGGCGGTGGCATGGTCGAGATCGTCGACCCCGTCGAGAACCCGACGTTCTGTGCGAACTGCCATCGGGTTCGGGTCACCCACGAGGGCTATCTGAAGGGCTGTCTCAACCGCAACGACGACCTCAAGTCGATGGGCGAGATGACCAAGTCGGAGATCCGCGAGGCATTCCGCAATACCGTCGCGAACCGGGTTCCCTACTACGGCGAGTACATGATCCAGAACGAGGAGGGGCAGTGGGAGATCAACGAGAAGTACATCGAAGAGTACGCCGGAGCCTGA
- a CDS encoding RtcB family protein — translation MTTFDANGITLERVREYVWEIPQEGDMRVPARVLASKALLEEIKEDNSLEQIKNTTHLPGITNHAICMPDTHQGYGFPVGGVGALDAENGCISPGAVGYDINCGVRMMRTNLTYDEVQGHEEELVDSLFANIPSGLGGGGIVEAGVDTIDEILARGVDWALENGHAVEDDLLHCEDEGMREGADPDKVSQKAKDRGKNQIGSLGSGNHFLEVQRVTDVFDSGVGEAYGLEEDQIVVLIHCGSRGLGHQTCNDYLRKIEQQHKGLLDQLPDKELAAAPAGSQLAEDYYGAMNAAINFAWVNRQLIMHRTRQVFERVFDRSWESMEMDLLYDVAHNIAKKETHTVNEDGEERELYVHRKGATRAFPAGHPEVPKAYRDVGQPVIIPGSMGAGSYVLRGGENSMDLTFGSTAHGAGRLMSRTQAKNEFWGGDVQQDLEDQQAIYVKAQSGATIAEEAPGVYKDVDEVVRVSDELGIGDKVARTFPVCNIKG, via the coding sequence ATGACCACGTTTGACGCGAACGGCATCACGCTCGAGCGGGTGCGCGAGTACGTCTGGGAGATCCCCCAGGAGGGCGACATGCGCGTTCCGGCGCGGGTACTGGCGAGCAAAGCGCTGCTCGAGGAGATCAAGGAGGACAACTCCCTCGAGCAAATCAAAAACACGACCCATTTGCCCGGAATAACCAACCACGCGATCTGTATGCCCGACACCCACCAGGGATACGGCTTCCCGGTCGGCGGGGTGGGCGCGCTCGACGCCGAGAACGGCTGTATTTCGCCGGGAGCGGTCGGCTATGACATCAATTGCGGCGTCCGGATGATGCGAACGAACCTGACCTACGACGAGGTACAGGGTCACGAGGAAGAGCTCGTCGACTCGCTATTCGCCAACATCCCGTCAGGTCTCGGCGGGGGCGGCATCGTCGAAGCCGGCGTCGATACGATCGACGAAATCCTCGCCCGCGGCGTCGACTGGGCGCTCGAGAACGGCCACGCCGTCGAGGACGACTTGCTGCACTGCGAGGACGAGGGGATGCGCGAGGGCGCGGACCCGGACAAAGTGAGTCAGAAGGCCAAGGACCGCGGGAAGAACCAGATCGGCTCGCTGGGCTCGGGGAACCACTTCCTCGAGGTCCAGCGCGTGACCGACGTCTTCGATTCGGGCGTGGGCGAGGCCTACGGGCTCGAGGAAGACCAGATCGTCGTGTTGATCCACTGTGGCTCCCGCGGACTGGGCCATCAGACCTGTAACGACTACCTGCGGAAGATCGAGCAACAACACAAGGGGCTGTTGGACCAGTTGCCCGACAAGGAACTCGCGGCCGCGCCCGCGGGATCACAACTCGCCGAGGACTACTACGGCGCGATGAACGCGGCGATTAACTTCGCGTGGGTCAACCGGCAGCTGATCATGCACCGCACGCGGCAGGTCTTCGAGCGCGTCTTCGATCGATCCTGGGAGTCGATGGAGATGGACCTGCTGTACGACGTGGCACACAACATCGCGAAGAAGGAGACCCACACCGTGAACGAGGACGGCGAGGAGCGCGAACTCTACGTCCACCGCAAGGGTGCCACGCGGGCGTTCCCCGCCGGCCACCCGGAGGTTCCGAAGGCGTACCGCGATGTCGGCCAACCGGTGATCATCCCCGGCAGCATGGGCGCGGGCAGCTACGTCCTCCGAGGCGGCGAGAACTCGATGGATTTGACCTTCGGCTCGACCGCTCACGGTGCGGGTCGGCTGATGAGTCGCACGCAGGCCAAAAACGAGTTCTGGGGCGGCGACGTCCAGCAGGACCTCGAGGACCAGCAGGCGATCTACGTCAAGGCCCAGTCGGGAGCAACGATTGCCGAGGAAGCGCCGGGCGTCTACAAGGACGTGGACGAGGTCGTCCGCGTCTCGGACGAACTCGGCATCGGCGACAAAGTCGCGCGGACGTTCCCCGTGTGTAACATCAAGGGGTAA
- a CDS encoding archease: MGFELRDHTADIAVSATGESLEAVFGSVADGLAAASCDEIPDEAGDRFSVTVTAENREALLFDYLDELIYLRDTRVELPVDHRVESIEVTESADGSEAFRLEASARGVPLAEIDAREVKAVTYSEMRLERTDDGWEAYVVFDV; the protein is encoded by the coding sequence ATGGGATTCGAACTCCGCGATCATACGGCCGATATCGCGGTCTCGGCGACCGGCGAATCGCTCGAGGCGGTTTTCGGCTCGGTAGCCGACGGCCTCGCGGCCGCGTCGTGCGACGAGATTCCGGACGAGGCCGGCGATCGGTTTTCGGTGACCGTGACCGCGGAGAACCGCGAGGCGCTGTTGTTCGACTACCTCGACGAACTGATCTACCTGCGAGACACTCGAGTGGAACTCCCCGTCGACCATCGGGTCGAGTCGATCGAAGTCACCGAGTCGGCTGACGGGTCCGAGGCGTTCCGTCTCGAGGCCAGCGCACGCGGCGTCCCACTCGCCGAGATCGACGCACGAGAAGTAAAAGCGGTGACGTATTCGGAGATGCGCCTCGAGCGAACCGACGACGGCTGGGAGGCGTACGTCGTCTTCGACGTCTGA
- a CDS encoding N-acetyltransferase: MSVNIDSRVVAPGSDDYVDEAWQLKEEINRQEDVLKQRYDFFTDAYRRSKVHCYVQDSDLVGFAAVRRDGYILFLAVDPDFRGQGVGKRLVAHVAEDHDTITCHARTSNENALQFYEYLGFEIKRRIDDYYEDGGDAYYLKLGSDVGIADRISDLIRR, translated from the coding sequence GTGAGCGTCAACATCGACAGTCGCGTCGTCGCCCCGGGGAGCGACGATTACGTCGACGAAGCCTGGCAGCTAAAGGAGGAGATCAACCGTCAGGAGGATGTGCTCAAACAGCGGTACGACTTCTTTACTGATGCGTATCGCCGGTCGAAGGTACACTGTTACGTCCAAGACAGCGACCTCGTCGGATTCGCCGCCGTTCGACGCGACGGGTACATTCTCTTTCTGGCCGTGGACCCCGATTTCCGCGGCCAGGGCGTCGGCAAACGGCTCGTCGCCCACGTCGCGGAGGACCACGATACGATTACGTGTCACGCCCGGACGAGCAACGAAAACGCGTTACAGTTCTACGAGTATCTCGGCTTCGAGATCAAACGGCGGATCGACGACTATTACGAGGACGGCGGCGACGCCTACTACCTGAAACTCGGCTCGGATGTCGGTATCGCCGATCGGATTTCCGACCTGATCCGGCGGTAA
- the priS gene encoding DNA primase small subunit PriS, whose translation MEERTRAYLRGRFRDHYRRTEITPPPAANEREWGFIPWTDGPDTTMVRHRSLLELGDLSEFLVRKRPRHVYFSAGRFRDPGASSMSEKDWQSADLVFDLDADHLPSVTLGEDTYAEMLAKCKDALFRLLEFLEDDFAFEDLEIVFSGGRGYHVHVRDKNVLHLEREHRREIVDYVRGIGLEYDELIETETVAGLGRKTPTERRTLQIEGGWGARTHDHFMAFVDELLELEEDDALERLQEFDGIGEGKAAATLNAARNNREQLEAGNVTVHTAVSQLAERFASQAVERDNAPIDEPVTTDTNRLIRLPGSLHGGSGLKTVRLERDEIADFDPLVDAVPETFTGHEITVDVTDGGEIELGGDSFTVSEGDQSLPEYVAVFLMARGRAEKEKE comes from the coding sequence ATGGAGGAGCGAACGAGGGCCTATCTTCGGGGGCGATTCCGCGATCACTACCGGCGGACAGAGATCACGCCACCGCCCGCGGCCAACGAACGCGAGTGGGGGTTCATCCCCTGGACGGACGGTCCCGACACGACGATGGTCCGCCACCGTTCGCTCCTCGAGCTGGGCGATCTCTCGGAGTTTCTCGTCCGAAAGCGCCCGCGACACGTGTATTTCTCCGCGGGCCGGTTTCGCGATCCCGGCGCGAGTTCGATGAGCGAGAAGGACTGGCAGTCCGCGGATCTCGTCTTCGACCTCGACGCCGACCACTTGCCGAGCGTCACGCTCGGCGAGGACACGTACGCCGAGATGCTCGCGAAGTGCAAGGACGCCCTGTTTCGACTGCTCGAGTTCCTCGAGGATGACTTCGCGTTCGAGGACCTCGAGATCGTCTTTTCGGGGGGCCGCGGCTATCACGTTCACGTCCGGGACAAAAACGTCCTGCACTTAGAGCGGGAACACCGCCGTGAAATCGTCGACTACGTCCGCGGCATCGGCCTCGAGTACGACGAACTGATCGAGACCGAGACCGTCGCCGGATTGGGTCGGAAGACACCCACGGAGCGACGCACCCTGCAGATCGAGGGTGGCTGGGGCGCTCGGACGCACGACCACTTCATGGCCTTCGTCGATGAACTGCTCGAACTCGAGGAGGACGACGCCCTCGAGCGCTTGCAGGAGTTCGACGGCATCGGCGAGGGGAAGGCAGCGGCCACGCTGAACGCGGCCCGCAACAATCGGGAGCAACTCGAGGCCGGCAACGTGACCGTCCACACTGCAGTCTCGCAGTTGGCCGAACGGTTCGCGAGTCAGGCCGTCGAGCGGGACAACGCGCCCATCGACGAGCCGGTCACCACCGACACGAACCGCCTCATTCGCCTGCCCGGGAGCCTCCACGGCGGGAGCGGGCTGAAAACGGTCCGCCTCGAGCGCGACGAGATCGCAGACTTCGATCCGCTCGTCGACGCCGTCCCCGAGACGTTCACGGGCCACGAGATCACCGTCGACGTCACCGACGGCGGGGAGATCGAACTCGGTGGGGATAGCTTTACGGTCTCCGAGGGAGACCAGTCACTACCCGAGTACGTTGCCGTGTTCCTGATGGCACGCGGCCGCGCCGAGAAGGAGAAAGAATGA
- the bcp gene encoding thioredoxin-dependent thiol peroxidase, with the protein MLDVGDEAPEFELLNQHGETVRRSDFEGQRLVVYFYPRANTEGCTTEACGFNDALSQLADRDAAVVGISDDPVDDLADFAADYDLEFDLLSDEFGEVATLYDSYGEKKMFGNTFDGVFRNTYLVGPDGRIEAVYEGVSPEGHADEVLADLEPVDVTH; encoded by the coding sequence ATGCTCGATGTCGGCGACGAGGCACCGGAGTTCGAACTGCTCAATCAACACGGCGAGACGGTCAGGCGCTCCGATTTCGAGGGGCAGCGACTCGTCGTCTACTTCTACCCTCGTGCCAACACCGAGGGCTGTACGACCGAGGCCTGCGGGTTCAACGACGCGCTCTCGCAACTCGCGGACCGCGACGCCGCGGTCGTCGGGATCAGCGACGATCCGGTCGACGACCTCGCGGACTTCGCGGCCGACTACGATCTCGAGTTCGATTTACTGTCCGACGAATTCGGCGAAGTCGCGACGCTGTATGACTCCTACGGCGAGAAAAAGATGTTCGGCAACACCTTCGACGGCGTCTTCCGGAACACCTACCTCGTCGGTCCGGACGGACGGATCGAAGCGGTGTACGAAGGGGTCTCCCCTGAGGGCCACGCCGACGAGGTACTGGCGGATCTCGAACCGGTCGACGTCACACACTGA
- the tnpC gene encoding IS66 family transposase translates to MNADDFTKEELLSRLLQLEQQVEELQQEVDQKDERIEELETRLRKYENPHTPPSKRRSGTDESPTSQDDEDENVRTDGGTPGRKDGHDPEWRVTAGPDKEIEVTRDCCPECGKHFDESVGVSPRLVEEVPDPQPPEVTQYNRHCYQCDSCGTETVATHPDCPNEGQFGVNVISQAALSRYDHRLPYRKIADRFEQLHGLELSGASAWHATERAARAGRYEYEQIRRQIQQAEIVHVDETGIKREGEQAWIWTFRTREHTLYAVRESRGSDVPAEVLGEDFAGTVICDGWTAYPAFTSNLQRCWAHLLREAEDIASDHEEAEPVHRYLKQMFVGLQSWLETDPSPRERAQMHRSCQNGLRSLVERSVTDETVATLLGKIEGGIDHWLTFVGEPAVSQTNNAAENALREPVVLRKIIGTLRNDRGMFVHETLLSLLATWRQQGRNPYEELRRVVSNNEMILRAHAVPAVETSG, encoded by the coding sequence GTGAACGCAGACGATTTCACCAAAGAAGAGCTCCTTTCTCGACTTCTTCAACTTGAACAACAAGTCGAAGAACTTCAACAGGAAGTCGATCAGAAGGACGAGCGGATAGAAGAACTCGAAACACGTCTTCGCAAGTACGAAAATCCGCACACGCCACCCAGTAAGCGACGGTCGGGGACTGACGAGTCCCCGACCTCGCAGGACGACGAAGACGAGAATGTTCGAACCGACGGCGGCACTCCTGGACGGAAGGACGGTCATGATCCAGAGTGGCGTGTAACAGCTGGTCCCGACAAAGAGATCGAAGTCACCCGTGACTGTTGTCCCGAATGTGGCAAACACTTCGACGAGTCGGTGGGCGTCAGCCCCCGACTCGTTGAGGAGGTTCCTGATCCGCAGCCTCCTGAAGTCACCCAGTACAACCGCCACTGCTACCAGTGCGACTCTTGTGGAACAGAAACTGTTGCTACACACCCCGACTGCCCCAATGAGGGGCAGTTCGGGGTGAACGTCATCTCTCAAGCAGCACTTTCTCGGTACGATCACCGCCTTCCCTACCGGAAAATCGCTGATCGCTTCGAGCAACTGCACGGGCTAGAACTCTCAGGCGCGTCCGCGTGGCACGCGACCGAGCGCGCTGCGCGCGCCGGTCGCTACGAATATGAACAGATTCGAAGACAGATTCAGCAAGCAGAGATCGTTCACGTCGACGAAACTGGTATCAAACGCGAGGGTGAGCAAGCGTGGATCTGGACGTTTCGGACGAGAGAGCACACACTGTACGCCGTAAGAGAAAGTCGTGGGAGCGATGTCCCCGCGGAAGTCCTCGGAGAGGACTTCGCGGGAACGGTCATCTGCGATGGGTGGACGGCGTATCCAGCGTTCACCAGTAATCTTCAGCGGTGCTGGGCACATCTTCTCCGGGAAGCCGAGGACATTGCTAGTGACCACGAGGAGGCAGAGCCGGTTCACCGGTATCTCAAACAGATGTTCGTCGGTCTCCAGTCGTGGCTGGAGACCGACCCGAGTCCTCGTGAGAGAGCACAGATGCACCGATCATGCCAGAACGGGCTTAGATCGCTCGTTGAGCGGTCAGTAACCGACGAAACAGTGGCAACACTACTCGGGAAGATCGAAGGAGGGATCGACCACTGGCTCACCTTCGTCGGTGAGCCAGCGGTCTCCCAGACGAACAACGCAGCTGAGAACGCACTGCGTGAACCAGTCGTTCTCCGGAAAATCATCGGCACACTCCGTAACGACCGAGGTATGTTCGTTCACGAGACGCTCTTGTCCCTGCTGGCGACATGGCGCCAGCAGGGACGCAATCCCTACGAAGAACTTCGTCGAGTCGTCAGCAACAATGAGATGATCTTACGGGCTCACGCTGTGCCGGCTGTCGAGACTTCGGGGTAA